In a genomic window of Tissierella sp. Yu-01:
- a CDS encoding TetR/AcrR family transcriptional regulator, translating into MNGYERRTKNKQDKIKSAALMLFNEFGIDKTSINDIAKKAHVSPASIYNYFKTKDGLLIELTKDIIESSIEEKETLWNGDLPFNLLLEQAIKNQNLFINQTNLEFLNIFIEESDDAEKVVNEIFNKRYLDLLDKFIEKGRKEGFIKRNISTKAMMYYLKMYQELVQDPKVINPENQGLIGELYDLMLYGLVGTPIENH; encoded by the coding sequence ATGAATGGATATGAAAGAAGAACAAAGAATAAGCAAGATAAAATTAAAAGTGCTGCTTTAATGTTATTTAATGAATTCGGAATAGATAAAACTAGTATTAATGACATAGCAAAGAAAGCTCATGTTTCTCCTGCTAGTATATATAATTATTTTAAAACAAAGGATGGATTATTAATTGAGTTAACAAAAGATATAATTGAATCTTCTATAGAAGAAAAAGAAACACTTTGGAATGGAGACTTACCATTTAATTTATTGTTAGAACAAGCAATCAAAAATCAAAATTTATTTATTAACCAAACTAATTTAGAATTTCTAAATATATTTATTGAGGAAAGTGACGATGCAGAAAAAGTGGTAAATGAAATCTTCAATAAACGTTATCTTGATTTGTTAGATAAATTTATAGAAAAAGGGCGAAAGGAAGGATTTATCAAACGAAATATCTCTACAAAAGCTATGATGTATTATCTAAAAATGTATCAAGAATTAGTTCAAGATCCTAAAGTAATTAATCCTGAAAACCAAGGATTGATTGGAGAATTATATGATTTAATGTTATATGGTTTAGTCGGGACACCTATAGAAAATCATTAA
- a CDS encoding ABC transporter ATP-binding protein: protein MDIIEINNLTKNFGNFQALKGVNLAVKEGEVHGFIGPNGAGKSTTIRILLGLLRKSSGSIYVMNEDPWENAVNLHTKLAYVPGDVSLWPDLTGGEIIDFLGRLHGGLDLNKKKELIDSFQLDPTKKSSTYSKGNRQKVALIAAFSCNSELYLFDEPTSGLDPLMEVIFQEYVGKLKEKGKTVLLSSHILSEVESLCDRVSIISNGKIVETGSLNQMKHLTRTIVNVTTNDALEGLSKIPGVHDIVHNKNQYRFSIDTDVINTVISALSRINVTSFTAEPPSLEELFMRHYEVKE, encoded by the coding sequence ATGGATATAATTGAGATTAATAATCTCACAAAAAATTTTGGAAATTTTCAAGCATTAAAAGGTGTAAATTTAGCTGTTAAAGAGGGAGAAGTTCATGGTTTTATAGGACCTAATGGTGCAGGCAAGTCAACAACCATTCGAATTTTATTAGGGTTACTGAGAAAAAGTTCTGGAAGTATTTATGTAATGAACGAGGACCCATGGGAGAATGCGGTCAATCTTCATACAAAATTAGCCTATGTTCCTGGTGATGTTAGTTTATGGCCGGATTTAACAGGGGGAGAAATTATTGACTTTTTAGGTCGCTTACATGGAGGGCTAGATTTAAATAAAAAGAAAGAATTAATTGATAGTTTTCAACTTGACCCTACTAAGAAATCTTCCACGTATTCAAAAGGTAACAGACAAAAAGTAGCTTTAATAGCCGCCTTTTCATGTAATTCTGAACTTTACTTGTTTGACGAACCCACTTCTGGCTTAGATCCTTTAATGGAAGTAATATTCCAAGAATACGTTGGAAAGCTGAAAGAAAAAGGAAAGACAGTCCTTCTATCAAGTCATATTCTTTCAGAAGTTGAATCACTTTGTGATCGAGTTAGTATTATTAGCAATGGGAAAATAGTGGAGACTGGATCCTTAAATCAAATGAAACATTTAACCAGAACTATCGTTAATGTTACTACGAATGATGCACTTGAAGGTTTAAGTAAAATACCTGGTGTTCATGATATAGTACACAATAAGAATCAATATCGTTTCTCGATAGATACAGATGTAATTAATACAGTGATTTCCGCATTATCACGTATAAATGTGACCTCTTTCACTGCTGAACCACCTAGTTTAGAAGAGTTATTCATGCGACATTATGAAGTAAAGGAGTAA
- a CDS encoding MATE family efflux transporter — translation MAKITELFSPKDLTEGTPWKRIVEFSIPMLIGNVAQQFYNTADSIIVGKYVGDNALAAVGSASPILNLLLVLFVGISVGAGIMVSQYFGAKDRVKLSHTIGNCITLTAIASVIIMIIGPIVTKPLLTFLNTPDTIIDWCEDYLIIYFVGIAGFANYNILAGVLRGLGDSLSALLFLLISTALNVVLDIYFVASLNMGVPGVALATVIAQAISAILCIIKLVKMKSNFDVNWKMLKLEKEYYYKLIKLGLPSGLTQAIFSLAMIVVQSLTNSFGEMVIACNVIVMRVDGFAMMPNFSFGSAMTTYTGQNIGALKMDRVEKGTKDGTMIAVGVSTIITILILIFGRNLISIFTDTKELIDLSMNMMRILALGYIAMAITQSLSGVMRGAGDTVTPMWISLIVTVVLRVPVAYGIAYLTQSEAFPTGRPESTFISLLISWTIGAVITFAFFRKGKWRKKGIVSEA, via the coding sequence ATGGCTAAAATCACCGAATTATTTTCTCCAAAGGATCTAACTGAAGGTACCCCTTGGAAGCGAATTGTTGAATTTTCAATACCAATGCTTATTGGTAATGTTGCACAACAATTTTATAATACCGCTGACTCTATTATAGTTGGTAAATATGTAGGAGATAACGCTCTTGCAGCTGTAGGCAGTGCTTCTCCCATATTAAATCTTTTACTTGTACTATTTGTAGGAATTTCTGTAGGTGCTGGTATAATGGTATCCCAGTACTTTGGGGCAAAGGATAGAGTAAAACTTTCCCATACCATAGGTAATTGTATAACTCTTACTGCTATTGCATCCGTAATTATTATGATTATTGGACCTATTGTTACCAAACCTTTGCTTACTTTCCTTAACACACCTGATACTATTATTGATTGGTGTGAAGACTATCTGATTATATATTTTGTAGGCATTGCAGGCTTTGCTAATTATAATATTTTAGCAGGTGTACTCCGTGGTCTTGGGGATTCTCTATCTGCACTTTTGTTTTTACTTATTTCTACGGCATTAAATGTAGTTCTAGATATTTACTTCGTAGCAAGTCTAAACATGGGAGTTCCCGGCGTTGCTCTTGCAACTGTAATCGCACAGGCAATATCCGCTATTCTGTGTATTATAAAATTAGTAAAAATGAAAAGTAATTTTGATGTAAACTGGAAGATGTTAAAGTTAGAAAAGGAATATTATTATAAACTTATAAAGCTGGGATTACCATCAGGATTGACCCAAGCAATATTCTCTCTTGCAATGATTGTTGTACAGTCTCTGACCAATAGTTTTGGAGAGATGGTTATTGCATGTAATGTTATTGTTATGAGGGTTGACGGTTTTGCCATGATGCCTAACTTTTCCTTTGGAAGTGCAATGACTACCTACACTGGACAAAATATTGGAGCACTGAAAATGGATAGGGTTGAAAAAGGAACTAAAGATGGCACTATGATTGCCGTTGGAGTCTCAACTATAATTACGATTTTAATCTTAATCTTTGGAAGAAATCTAATCAGTATCTTTACTGATACTAAGGAACTAATAGATTTAAGTATGAATATGATGCGAATCCTTGCACTAGGCTACATTGCAATGGCTATAACACAAAGTCTATCTGGTGTTATGAGAGGAGCGGGAGATACTGTTACCCCAATGTGGATATCACTTATTGTTACTGTAGTACTTCGTGTCCCAGTGGCTTATGGTATTGCTTATTTAACACAAAGTGAAGCATTCCCCACTGGAAGACCAGAATCTACATTTATTTCACTATTGATATCTTGGACAATTGGGGCAGTTATAACCTTTGCTTTCTTTAGAAAAGGCAAGTGGCGTAAAAAAGGTATAGTTTCAGAAGCTTGA
- the accC gene encoding acetyl-CoA carboxylase biotin carboxylase subunit gives MFKRVLVANRGEIAVRIIRALREMGIESVAVYSNPDQDALHTILADYAFCLDGNRVQETYTNMDKIINIAKISGADAIHPGYGFLSERPNFAKAVEDAGITFIGPNSDIIRLMGDKIEARKVMLSLGVPLVKGSETAISSYEEAALIADKIGYPVLIKAAAGGGGMGMKIASSPNELEQALETVKNTAISLYADESVFLEKYLIKPRHIEVQVMGDKHGNYVHLGERECSIQRRHMKIVEETPCLALSPEIREEMCKTAVSIAKAVGYNSVGTVEFIYEDNEFYFLEMNTRIQVEHTITEAVTSVDLVKEQISIAACNPLSVKQEDIKFNGHAIECRIYAEDPIKSFTPSPGKITDYIAPGGPGIRLDSGVRAGYTVSTYYDSMLSKLIAIGKDRDESIDRMKRGLKEFYIEGIKTNIPMLIAIMKDSDFKESNISTKFLEEHNKIIEECSSERKTIFIAVENSN, from the coding sequence ATGTTTAAAAGAGTATTAGTAGCAAATAGGGGTGAAATAGCAGTTCGAATAATTAGAGCCCTAAGAGAAATGGGAATAGAATCCGTAGCTGTCTATTCAAACCCAGATCAAGATGCACTTCATACTATTTTGGCAGACTATGCTTTTTGCCTAGATGGGAATAGGGTCCAAGAAACATATACAAATATGGATAAGATAATTAATATCGCCAAAATTTCTGGTGCTGATGCTATACATCCAGGATATGGATTCCTCTCAGAAAGGCCTAATTTTGCTAAAGCAGTAGAAGATGCAGGTATTACTTTTATAGGTCCTAATAGTGATATAATTAGACTTATGGGAGATAAAATCGAGGCACGAAAGGTTATGCTATCATTAGGAGTACCCCTTGTAAAAGGTAGCGAAACGGCTATTTCCAGTTATGAAGAGGCAGCTCTAATAGCGGATAAAATAGGATATCCTGTTCTTATTAAGGCTGCAGCTGGTGGAGGCGGAATGGGAATGAAAATAGCATCTAGCCCGAATGAATTAGAGCAGGCCTTAGAAACAGTTAAAAATACAGCTATTTCATTATACGCAGATGAATCTGTTTTCTTGGAAAAGTATCTAATCAAGCCTAGACATATTGAAGTACAGGTAATGGGTGATAAACATGGAAATTATGTTCATTTAGGGGAAAGAGAATGTTCAATACAGAGACGTCATATGAAAATTGTTGAAGAAACACCATGCTTAGCATTATCTCCAGAGATTAGGGAAGAAATGTGTAAAACGGCAGTTTCAATTGCTAAAGCAGTAGGTTATAATTCTGTAGGAACAGTGGAATTTATATACGAAGATAATGAATTCTATTTTCTTGAAATGAATACAAGAATTCAAGTAGAACACACCATCACTGAAGCGGTAACGTCTGTAGATTTAGTCAAAGAGCAGATATCCATTGCAGCTTGCAATCCACTCAGTGTAAAACAAGAAGATATAAAGTTCAACGGTCATGCTATAGAATGCCGAATATATGCTGAAGATCCAATAAAATCTTTTACTCCTTCACCAGGAAAGATTACCGATTATATAGCACCAGGTGGACCAGGTATTAGGTTGGATTCAGGTGTAAGGGCTGGTTACACTGTAAGTACCTACTATGATTCTATGTTATCTAAGCTAATAGCAATAGGTAAAGATAGAGATGAATCAATAGATAGAATGAAAAGAGGACTTAAAGAATTCTATATAGAAGGTATCAAGACAAATATACCAATGTTGATCGCAATCATGAAAGATAGTGATTTCAAAGAAAGTAATATCAGTACTAAATTCTTAGAAGAGCATAATAAAATCATTGAGGAATGTTCATCAGAGAGAAAAACTATTTTTATAGCAGTTGAAAATTCAAATTAA
- a CDS encoding PadR family transcriptional regulator has protein sequence MKDKIQESPLTETALLVLLAMYKPNHGYGVMQFVENRTHGRVVFGPGTLYGSINNLAKKKWITQCINVEGERKKEYVITDLGKKQVKAELERIREVYKIGMEITGLGGIDND, from the coding sequence TTGAAGGATAAAATACAGGAATCCCCACTTACAGAGACAGCATTATTAGTTCTGTTGGCCATGTATAAACCAAACCATGGATATGGTGTAATGCAATTTGTAGAGAATAGGACGCATGGAAGAGTTGTTTTTGGACCTGGGACATTATATGGTTCAATCAACAATCTTGCAAAAAAGAAGTGGATTACACAATGTATTAACGTGGAAGGAGAACGAAAAAAAGAGTACGTTATCACAGATTTAGGAAAGAAACAAGTAAAAGCAGAGCTGGAGAGAATAAGAGAAGTTTACAAGATCGGAATGGAAATAACAGGGTTAGGGGGTATTGACAATGATTAA
- a CDS encoding DUF2812 domain-containing protein has protein sequence MIKKMRIFLDPIEGQEKWLNERVTEGLRLSRVGRFIYEFNKCEPNQFQYAVDYIGNKSNAQRKEYENFLDEVGITYFEKPLNLGQFSIGRIKYRPYANKGGKLATSRGMINREILILEKEYDGKTFDIYSSLEDKILALKERRKPHFYLLIFIFIMGLYINNIVIPPNYIYYLWVILGVIAILPMTRIIQLSLSIKSLSDKMKINE, from the coding sequence ATGATTAAAAAAATGCGGATTTTTTTAGATCCCATCGAAGGACAAGAAAAGTGGTTAAATGAAAGAGTAACTGAAGGTTTAAGGCTGTCAAGGGTTGGCAGATTTATTTATGAGTTTAATAAATGTGAACCTAATCAATTTCAATACGCTGTAGATTATATCGGTAACAAATCAAATGCACAGAGAAAGGAATATGAAAATTTTCTAGATGAAGTAGGGATTACTTATTTTGAGAAACCGTTAAACCTTGGTCAGTTTTCCATTGGAAGAATTAAGTATAGACCATATGCAAATAAAGGAGGAAAGTTAGCTACCTCAAGAGGAATGATAAATCGTGAGATTCTCATTTTGGAAAAAGAGTATGATGGAAAGACTTTTGATATCTATAGTAGTCTTGAGGATAAAATTCTAGCGTTAAAAGAGAGAAGAAAGCCCCATTTTTATCTATTGATTTTTATATTTATTATGGGGTTGTATATTAATAATATTGTGATCCCACCTAATTATATCTACTACTTATGGGTCATATTAGGAGTTATTGCAATTCTTCCTATGACAAGAATAATTCAACTATCTCTATCCATAAAATCATTAAGTGATAAGATGAAGATTAATGAGTAG
- a CDS encoding AraC family transcriptional regulator, producing MEEFNYIIKKVGNELFLKQYIYRVGSYHYNWHKPIELLVILNGEVEVCTNGTCRILETDDVILVNSYSGHATLAHEPESIVMLLHMDPTFLSDYYRDVELLSFDLCSTKETRDYTAFVLIRSYLSEMILSCKNNDPTYKLLFESKFYSLMHTIIQYFPPREIQSTVFIRNQKRITAIEKMLKYIDKNYKKKITLDILAKESGYNSNYISQLFKSTMGINFHDYLTRIRLREATRDLSQTEYKILDIALENGFSDIKSFNSAFKKNFGKSPTDYRKRLNKDIVKIDVSFKKQFISVDDTLVNNKLKDYISTNYPSYIKGAENDKLNNIEKAYKLKEQITQLSDKFKELSGDIEEVNISIEDYKKGN from the coding sequence ATGGAAGAATTTAATTACATAATTAAAAAGGTAGGTAATGAATTATTCTTAAAGCAATATATTTATCGGGTAGGTTCATATCACTATAATTGGCACAAACCAATAGAACTATTAGTTATTTTAAATGGAGAAGTAGAGGTTTGTACAAATGGTACTTGTAGGATTCTTGAAACAGATGATGTTATTTTAGTTAATTCCTATAGTGGCCATGCCACTCTTGCCCATGAGCCTGAAAGCATTGTAATGTTATTACATATGGATCCAACATTTTTAAGCGATTATTATAGAGATGTAGAACTTCTATCTTTTGACCTATGCTCAACAAAGGAGACAAGGGATTATACGGCCTTTGTTTTAATTAGGTCATATCTCTCTGAAATGATTTTAAGCTGTAAAAATAATGATCCCACATATAAATTACTTTTCGAAAGTAAATTTTATTCACTTATGCATACTATTATTCAATACTTTCCTCCAAGAGAAATTCAATCTACAGTCTTTATAAGAAATCAAAAAAGAATAACTGCTATTGAAAAGATGCTAAAATATATAGATAAAAATTATAAGAAGAAAATTACTCTTGATATACTTGCAAAGGAATCTGGGTACAACAGCAACTATATATCGCAGCTCTTTAAATCAACTATGGGCATAAACTTCCATGACTATCTAACTAGGATTAGGTTACGAGAAGCAACTAGGGATTTAAGTCAGACTGAATATAAAATTCTGGATATTGCTCTAGAGAATGGTTTTTCCGATATTAAATCATTTAATTCTGCTTTTAAGAAGAACTTTGGAAAATCTCCTACAGATTATAGAAAAAGACTGAATAAAGATATAGTTAAAATTGATGTTAGCTTTAAGAAACAATTCATATCAGTTGATGATACATTAGTTAACAATAAGCTCAAGGATTATATATCAACGAATTATCCATCATATATAAAAGGGGCAGAAAATGATAAATTGAATAATATTGAAAAAGCATATAAATTAAAAGAGCAAATTACACAGCTGTCAGATAAATTTAAAGAATTATCAGGAGATATAGAGGAAGTAAACATTAGTATAGAGGATTATAAAAAGGGAAATTAA
- the ttdA gene encoding L(+)-tartrate dehydratase subunit alpha: MERREALDRLTNLVASFTGLVGKRLPDDVTAKLKELSEEESMPMAKMIYEAMEKNQNQAFELDRPSCQDTGLIQMFVRVGSKFPYIDELSNLLTEAVQKATKEAPLRHNSVETFDEYNTGTNTGTKSPWLYWDIIPESDKLELDVYMAGGGCSLPGQGKTLMPGEGYEGVVKFVLDVMTSYGLNACPPLLVGVGIGTSIDSAAYMAKRALMRPVGSHNENPLAAQLETDMTNAIDSIGLGPQGLRGSKSVMGVNIENSARHPSVISVAVNVGCWSHRRGTIVFNSDLSYEMITHKGVEL, encoded by the coding sequence ATGGAAAGAAGAGAAGCATTAGATCGCTTAACAAACCTAGTAGCTAGTTTTACTGGCTTAGTGGGTAAACGACTTCCAGATGATGTTACAGCTAAGCTTAAGGAGTTAAGTGAAGAAGAATCTATGCCAATGGCAAAAATGATTTATGAGGCCATGGAAAAAAATCAAAATCAAGCTTTTGAGTTAGATAGACCATCTTGTCAGGATACAGGATTGATACAGATGTTCGTTCGTGTAGGATCAAAGTTTCCTTACATCGATGAGTTAAGCAATTTATTAACGGAAGCAGTTCAAAAAGCAACAAAAGAAGCTCCATTAAGACATAATTCAGTAGAAACTTTTGATGAATATAATACAGGAACAAATACTGGAACAAAATCACCATGGTTGTATTGGGACATTATTCCTGAGAGCGACAAGCTAGAGCTAGATGTTTACATGGCAGGTGGGGGTTGTTCTCTTCCTGGTCAAGGAAAGACATTGATGCCCGGTGAAGGATACGAGGGAGTTGTTAAATTTGTTTTAGATGTTATGACATCTTATGGACTTAATGCTTGTCCTCCACTTCTTGTAGGAGTAGGTATAGGAACATCTATAGATTCAGCAGCTTATATGGCTAAAAGAGCGCTAATGCGTCCTGTTGGAAGTCATAATGAAAATCCATTGGCGGCACAACTTGAAACAGATATGACAAATGCTATTGACTCAATAGGATTAGGACCTCAAGGATTAAGAGGTAGTAAATCAGTAATGGGAGTTAATATTGAAAACTCTGCACGTCATCCATCTGTAATTTCTGTAGCTGTTAATGTTGGTTGTTGGTCACATAGAAGGGGAACAATCGTATTTAATAGTGACCTTAGTTATGAAATGATTACTCATAAGGGGGTAGAACTATGA
- the ttdB gene encoding L(+)-tartrate dehydratase subunit beta, producing MKKILSTPISNEDLKDIKIGDVIYLNGYIVTCRDVAHRRLIEYGRELPVDLNGGAIFHAGPIVKKVEGEEDKFEMISVGPTTSMRMEKFEKEFIEKTGVKIIVGKGGMGPNTEEGCRDHKAIHCVFPAGCAVSAATTVEEIEEAHWTDLGMPETLWVCRVKEFGPLIVSIDAEGNNIFEQNKVVFNERKEKALEDLYTKVRFIK from the coding sequence ATGAAGAAAATTTTAAGCACACCAATTTCAAATGAAGATTTAAAGGATATTAAAATTGGAGATGTTATTTATCTTAATGGATATATAGTAACTTGTCGTGATGTTGCTCACAGAAGACTTATAGAATATGGTAGAGAATTACCTGTTGATCTTAATGGTGGCGCTATTTTCCATGCGGGACCTATCGTAAAAAAGGTAGAAGGTGAAGAAGATAAGTTTGAAATGATTTCTGTAGGGCCAACTACAAGTATGAGAATGGAAAAATTCGAAAAAGAATTTATAGAAAAAACTGGAGTTAAGATAATAGTTGGTAAAGGTGGTATGGGACCTAATACAGAGGAAGGTTGTCGTGATCATAAAGCTATACATTGTGTGTTCCCAGCTGGATGTGCAGTTTCTGCAGCTACTACAGTAGAAGAAATAGAAGAAGCACATTGGACAGACTTGGGTATGCCAGAAACCTTATGGGTTTGTAGAGTTAAAGAATTTGGACCACTTATAGTATCAATAGATGCAGAAGGAAATAACATATTTGAGCAAAATAAGGTAGTCTTCAATGAACGAAAAGAAAAAGCATTAGAGGACCTATATACAAAAGTTAGATTTATTAAGTAG
- a CDS encoding citrate:proton symporter — translation MLTFLALAMIIVFIVLLSKKKLSVFAALTLVPFIFGIIAVFVTDSSILDLFQWIKEGIFYKVNSDTGKVSMGVISPAITILFSILYFDIMLGVGLFDPIAEFFIKKAKGDPMKVLLSTVAVASVVSLNGDTTTTIIICVAAFLSLYKQLNLKLSYLAIIIAAPIGIWNQLPWGGPTIAAATAIGVEISDLFAALLPGLLVAQVAVVLVTAYLGKKERKRLNFNPRDAKMVSKEQLDKMLSAIRDNQPELKRPRLYWFNLILTLGSLAILIKGDIHGSIIFMIASVVALAVNYKTVEECNDRIEALADDVLPTTIVTLGAGVFSGVLTGSGMATALANSIAGIIPTSLGSHMAPIYAVIAAPAITFLPQDAFYFGIASVIKGVMLQFGITPMQAAVASMVGQSFRLISPVIPALYMLCGETKQNFVDFQKEYIKYFWVVLVVYLAVYGITGALPY, via the coding sequence ATGTTAACTTTTTTAGCATTAGCAATGATTATTGTATTTATAGTGCTATTATCAAAGAAAAAACTATCAGTATTTGCAGCATTAACACTTGTACCTTTTATTTTTGGAATTATAGCAGTTTTTGTTACTGATAGCAGTATATTAGATTTGTTTCAATGGATAAAAGAGGGGATTTTTTATAAAGTTAATTCAGATACAGGAAAGGTCTCTATGGGTGTTATTTCACCAGCAATTACAATATTATTTTCTATTTTATATTTTGATATAATGTTGGGTGTTGGATTATTTGACCCTATTGCAGAATTCTTTATTAAAAAGGCTAAGGGTGACCCGATGAAGGTTTTACTTTCAACAGTTGCCGTAGCCAGTGTAGTTTCACTAAATGGAGATACTACGACTACAATTATTATATGTGTTGCAGCATTCCTTAGCCTATATAAGCAGTTAAATTTAAAGTTAAGCTATTTAGCAATAATAATTGCCGCTCCAATAGGTATATGGAATCAGCTACCTTGGGGAGGACCAACAATTGCAGCTGCTACCGCCATAGGTGTTGAAATAAGCGATTTATTTGCAGCTTTATTACCAGGGTTATTAGTAGCACAAGTTGCAGTTGTTCTAGTTACAGCATATCTTGGAAAGAAAGAAAGAAAGCGTTTAAATTTCAATCCGAGAGATGCAAAAATGGTATCAAAAGAACAACTAGATAAAATGCTATCAGCTATACGTGATAATCAACCTGAACTTAAGAGACCAAGGCTATATTGGTTCAACCTTATATTAACATTAGGTTCTTTAGCAATATTAATAAAGGGAGATATACACGGATCTATAATATTCATGATTGCTTCAGTAGTTGCTCTTGCAGTAAACTACAAGACTGTTGAGGAATGTAATGATAGAATAGAAGCACTTGCTGATGATGTATTACCTACTACTATAGTAACATTAGGAGCTGGAGTATTTTCTGGGGTGCTAACAGGAAGTGGAATGGCAACTGCTCTTGCTAACAGTATAGCAGGTATTATTCCAACGTCACTTGGTTCACATATGGCTCCAATTTATGCAGTTATTGCAGCCCCTGCTATAACATTCCTTCCTCAGGATGCATTCTATTTTGGTATCGCCTCAGTTATCAAGGGAGTAATGTTACAGTTTGGAATTACTCCAATGCAGGCAGCTGTAGCTTCAATGGTAGGACAATCCTTTAGATTAATAAGTCCTGTTATACCTGCTTTATACATGTTATGTGGCGAGACAAAACAAAATTTTGTAGATTTCCAGAAAGAATATATAAAATATTTTTGGGTAGTTTTAGTTGTATATTTAGCTGTTTATGGTATTACAGGTGCATTGCCATATTAA
- a CDS encoding M20 family metallopeptidase, producing the protein MTNIRDLIDKVVGEKVEVYKNIALQIHEKPEVSNYEFFASKALSEQLVKEGFDVKLDVAGHRTGFDARYKSEKPGPTVVFYAEYDALPGIGHACGHNLFGATSSLAAVGLKAIIDEVGGEIRVYGTPGEEGGENGSAKGSFVKEGFFDDVDIALGAHPGYEHGLTSTSLANDPVDVEFFGKSSHAAGAPEKGINALDAIIQVYNASNALRQHLTDDVRIHGVITNGGEAANVVPYYASARFYLRAKSRPILSDLYTKFENIVKGAALQTGAEYKFGLFQNSVDNVVPTPLFDEVYEKHLNRYGEYISKDNVKKGSGSTDVGNISQVVPTIHTNIKISNEYIAGHSVEFREASRSELGLSSIELGAKILANTALDIILDSDLLERIKKQHAENVSNQND; encoded by the coding sequence ATGACAAATATTAGAGATTTAATCGATAAGGTAGTTGGAGAGAAGGTAGAAGTTTATAAGAACATAGCATTACAGATACACGAAAAGCCTGAGGTAAGTAATTATGAATTCTTTGCAAGTAAAGCTCTATCTGAGCAATTGGTCAAGGAAGGCTTTGATGTAAAGTTAGATGTAGCAGGACACCGTACAGGGTTTGATGCAAGATATAAGAGTGAAAAACCTGGGCCAACAGTAGTATTTTATGCTGAATATGACGCCCTTCCAGGTATTGGTCATGCCTGCGGACACAACCTCTTCGGAGCTACATCTTCATTAGCAGCAGTTGGACTTAAGGCGATAATCGACGAAGTAGGGGGAGAGATTAGAGTATATGGAACACCTGGAGAAGAAGGTGGAGAAAACGGAAGTGCAAAAGGTAGCTTTGTAAAGGAAGGATTCTTCGATGATGTGGATATTGCTCTTGGCGCTCATCCGGGCTATGAACACGGGTTAACTAGCACATCTTTAGCAAATGACCCGGTAGATGTGGAGTTCTTTGGAAAATCCTCCCATGCTGCAGGAGCACCAGAAAAGGGCATTAATGCTTTAGATGCAATCATACAAGTTTACAATGCTAGTAATGCACTAAGACAACATTTAACAGATGATGTAAGGATTCATGGAGTAATCACAAATGGTGGTGAAGCAGCCAATGTTGTCCCTTATTATGCCAGTGCTAGATTTTATCTTAGAGCAAAATCAAGACCTATACTGTCAGATTTATATACTAAATTTGAAAATATCGTAAAGGGAGCAGCACTTCAAACTGGAGCAGAATATAAATTTGGTTTGTTCCAAAATAGTGTAGATAATGTGGTGCCAACCCCACTTTTCGATGAAGTCTATGAAAAGCATTTAAATAGATATGGTGAGTATATATCAAAGGATAATGTTAAAAAAGGAAGTGGCTCCACAGATGTGGGAAATATCAGTCAGGTAGTTCCGACGATTCATACAAATATCAAGATATCTAATGAATATATTGCAGGACACAGTGTTGAATTTAGAGAAGCATCAAGAAGTGAATTAGGACTAAGCTCTATAGAATTAGGAGCTAAGATACTTGCCAATACAGCATTGGATATTATCTTGGATTCAGATTTACTTGAAAGGATAAAAAAACAACACGCAGAAAATGTAAGTAATCAAAACGATTAG